Proteins encoded within one genomic window of Pieris rapae chromosome 1, ilPieRapa1.1, whole genome shotgun sequence:
- the LOC110994925 gene encoding translin-associated factor X-interacting protein 1, which translates to MMHKNTPKYVKEIDSRVAEKLKLLKKTNSTLLEKKQTYFDEVLSIYRDASKELIEKSITYSPILLDIQNSYEKSLSIRDDRIKQLITQDKVFGVSVNKKKYDDKIKQLLTDKEALRSENLSLSFEISKLKKDNGKLKDENFSDYLSLMRERDARYTLYFENLSLHLRLKELDDGSSQPMAIRSDPTILRIALDRCREQLSSTQSELKRMKEEYAETVPRRDFEHLEGENEELQTQVQHQIAQLEHLQSTYKKITAHKNSIEEELMECRERCRELERAGTPRPPWDLCADFIGGGKKRWCQLTEGLPSRDKLRALLKELGPAAESEHLEYFDGLGTDPAVPPYLRYSGRVRNLRLSRREVRVVVNDVWRGRPHHPHLALQDFVTKYFEDRYQQSSVRAEWAYNVCAGAESMLDEPQVRVWWGALHGQLSEQVYWGLRRQWDQLHQHLRRHALDGETVTIEEFERVSRSIFPLKSEVDIKNLTDVVKKQLKIKLNCNEINLDKLFYENEEGFDRVELARELFRQRQLGQDKYIREVVTELGGRRAQRNVTVDALKRAFAIVDPAIDHVRMEQYIRWAFSDQTSEISVISPLPLQNIALRLAAGDIERVGPRSKGVRRNYNKHQELSK; encoded by the exons ctaatTCCACGTTGTTAGAAAagaaacaaacatattttgatgAAGTTCTTTCG ATATATCGTGATGCCTCTAAAGAACTGATTGAAAAATCAATTACATATTCTCCAATATTACTTGACATACAAAACTCTTATGAAAAATCTTTAAGCATACGTGATGATCGTATAAAACAACTTATCACTCAAgat AAAGTGTTTGGTGTTTCggtaaataaaaagaagtatgatgataaaataaaacaattacttaCTGATAAAGAGGCCTTGAGAAGTGAAAATCTTAGTTTGAGCTTTGAGATATCCAAATTAAAGAAAGATAATGGGAAG TTAAAGGATGAGAACTTTTCAGACTATTTATCGTTAATGCGTGAACGCGACGCTAGATACACCCTATACTTTGAGAATTTATCGCTGCATCTGAGACTAAAGGAGTTAGATGATGGCTCGAGTCAACCAATGGCCATTCGATCTGACCCCACCATACTCAGAATTGCACTTGACAGATGTCG CGAGCAGTTATCGTCAACTCAAAGCGAGTTGAAGAGGATGAAAGAAGAATACGCGGAAACAGTGCCGAGACGTGACTTCGAACATCTGGAAGGCGAGAACGAGGAGTTACAGACGCAGGTACAGCACCAGATCGCCCAGTTAGAACACCTGCAGAGCACCTATAAGAAAATCACTG CGCATAAAAATAGTATCGAGGAAGAACTCATGGAATGCAGGGAGCGATGCCGAGAACTAGAGCGGGCTGGAACACCGCGGCCCCCATGGGATCTCTGCGCAGACTTCATTGGCGGCGGCAAGAAAAG ATGGTGTCAGCTTACTGAGGGTTTGCCATCCCGCGATAAATTAAGAGCACTGCTTAAGGAGTTGGGCCCAGCAGCCGAGAGTGAGCACTTGGAGTACTTCGATGGACTG GGCACAGACCCCGCTGTCCCCCCATACTTACGATACTCGGGGCGCGTACGCAATCTGCGTCTGTCGCGTCGCGAGGTTCGCGTCGTGGTTAACGATGTTTGGCGCGGTCGACCCCATCATCCTCACCTTGCATTGCAGGATTTCGTGACCAAGTACTTTGAGGATAG ATACCAACAGTCGTCAGTGCGCGCAGAGTGGGCGTACAATGTATGCGCGGGCGCCGAGAGTATGCTAGACGAACCACAG gTCCGTGTATGGTGGGGCGCATTGCACGGACAGCTTAGCGAACAAGTGTATTGGGGTCTTCGCCGCCAATGGGACCAATTGCATCAGCATCTACGCCGCCATGCGTTAGATGGAGAG ACTGTAACAATAGAAGAGTTTGAGCGGGTATCACGGTCGATATTCCCGCTAAAAAGTGAAGttgacattaaaaatttaaccgacgttgtTAAGAAACAACTTAAAATCAAACTCAACTGTAATGAAATAAACTTGGACAAACTCTTCTACGAG aacgaAGAAGGCTTCGACCGTGTGGAGTTAGCTCGAGAGCTTTTCCGTCAGCGTCAATTGGGGCAAGACAAATACATACGTGAGGTTGTGACGGAGTTAGGAGGCCGACGTGCCCAACGCAATGTAACAGTCGATGCACTCAAACGGGCTTTTGCTATTGTCGACCCGGCAATTG ACCACGTCCGTATGGAACAATATATCCGATGGGCATTTTCGGATCAGACATCAGAAATCAGCGTTATCAGCCCGCTACCTCTTCAGAACATTGCCTTACGCCTGGCTGCTGGAGACATTGAGAGAGTCGGGCCTAGATCCAAGGGAGTACGtcgaaattataataagcatCAGGAGTTAAGTAAATAG
- the LOC110994926 gene encoding homocysteine S-methyltransferase 2-like: MIESSNPKNVENIYVLDGGFSSQLSRHVGVSPDGHPLWTSRFLQTHSQEIVDTHLDFIRAGSDIISTNTYQASVGAFMKHLGISSVEGLSLIKHAVRLAQQARSKYIDECKSNDLTPRNILIAGSVGPYGASLNDGSEYSGNYIKTISEKHIQTWHKPRLDVLVESGVDLIAFETIPCEKEALVLVNMLKEYPEIKGWISFCCKDNLSIAHGENFSKVVMNCLQANSEQILAVGINCCSPKLVRDLITSLEIDIPIVTYPNSGEKFIPGHGWADDQCQPLHSFVSSWLDINVKFIGGCCRTYCEDIAKIRSEVDIWIKDKQEKSTLPIINVPI, from the coding sequence atGATTGAAAGTAGTAACCCAAAGAACgtagaaaatatatacgtattagACGGAGGGTTCTCGTCGCAACTGTCTCGGCACGTTGGTGTTTCTCCTGATGGTCACCCGCTATGGACGTCTCGATTTCTACAGACTCATTCTCAAGAAATAGTTGATACTCACCTTGACTTTATTCGAGCAGGTTCAGACATTATTTCCACTAACACTTATCAAGCTTCTGTTGGAGCTTTTATGAAACACCTAGGAATATCATCGGTAGAAGgattatctttaattaaacatgCTGTGCGTTTAGCGCAGCAAGCGAGGAGTAAATACATAGACGAGTGTAAGTCCAATGATTTGACACCACGTAATATTCTGATAGCAGGCTCGGTCGGGCCGTATGGCGCATCTCTGAATGATGGATCAGAGTACAGTGGAAATTACATCAAAACAATTTCTGAAAAACATATTCAGACCTGGCACAAACCTAGGTTAGATGTTTTAGTTGAATCTGGTGTAGatttaattgcttttgaaaCTATACCTTGTGAAAAAGAAGCTCTAGTACTTGTCAATATGTTGAAAGAATATCCAGAGATAAAAGGATGGATATCATTCTGCTGTAAAGACAATTTGAGTATTGCACATGGGGAAAATTTTTCTAAAGTAGTTATGAATTGTTTGCAAGCAAACTCTGAGCAAATACTAGCTGTAGGCATTAATTGCTGCTCACCAAAACTTGTCAGGGACTTAATAACAAGTCTGGAGATAGACATACCTATTGTGACATATCCAAACTCAGGAGAAAAGTTTATTCCTGGACATGGATGGGCAGATGATCAATGCCAACCATTGCACTCATTTGTGTCTAGTTGGTTGGACATCAATGTTAAGTTCATTGGTGGATGCTGCAGGACTTACTGTGAAGATATAGCAAAAATTAGAAGCGAAGTAGATATTTGGATTAAAGATAAGCAGGAGAAATCAACCTTGCCAATTATTAATGTTCCTATTTGa
- the LOC110994776 gene encoding WD repeat-containing protein 89 isoform X1, producing MTDIIENLELDRDIIPSEEIEEQFSKKYHLLTETSVTLKTSYVDTLSVSRALKIGVSLQDNTLEVYELNSSSLQHVSRLQGHDKKITEVKFHPKQESLLFSTGLDGYIKLWDLRLKGECVQEFKEDADSPIRPYECMDVSDKGNVFCTGSQLVKDESFIVFWDPRTSKPLGAYWESHTEDIIQVKFKPNTNTVLTSGATDGLINIFNLLEHDEDNALLYSLNVGNSVEKLTWLNDDQLGCVTQSDDLQIWNTATGDMIKEYSRDKVARSIKRSRDDDCYVVNMFPGPDNNNWLLAGSHGGNGNTLRSLSIADKRLSPSTDFVNNKQIVRSCHFDTNNNLLITAGESGLISVWSEEQSHERDVTHVHKNDKLHAHRHRPY from the exons ATGACCGATATAATCGAAAATCTAGAACTTGATCGAGATATCATTCCTTCCGAAGAAATAGAGGAGCAGTTCAGCAAAAAATACCACTTACTCACAGAGACATCAGTAACACTTAAAACATCATATGTTGATACACTCAGTGTCAGTAG AGCATTAAAAATTGGAGTAAGTCTTCAAGATAACACATTAGAggtttatgaattaaatagttCATCATTACAACATGTAAGTCGTTTACAAGGCCATGACAAAAAAATCACTGAGGTTAAATTTCATCCAAAGCAAGAAAGTCTTTTATTTTCTACTGGTCTAGACGGTTACATTAAGTTATGGGATTTACGATTGAAAGGCGAATGTGTTCAGGAGTTTAAag aAGATGCTGACTCCCCAATCAGGCCCTATGAGTGTATGGATGTATCGGACAAAGGTAATGTGTTTTGTACAGGCAGTCAACTTGTAAAAGATGagtcttttattgttttttgggATCCTCGTACATCGAAGCCCTTAGGGGCTTACTGGGAAAGTCATACTGAAGACATCATTCAG GTGAAATTTAAACCAAATACTAACACAGTTTTGACATCTGGTGCTACTGATGGTCTTATCAACATATTTAACCTGTTGGAACATGACGAAGACAATGCTCTGTTATACTCACTGAATGTTGGCAACTCTGTGGAGAAACTTACTTGGCTCAATGACGACCAATTAGGCTGTGTTACACAGTCTGATGATCTACAAATATGGAATACAGCCACTGGTGATATGATCAAAGAATATAGTAGAGATAAAGTTGCTAGGAGTATTAAG aGGAGCAGAGATGATGATTGTTATGTGGTAAATATGTTCCCTGGTCCTGACAATAATAACTGGCTACTGGCTGGCTCTCATGGTGGAAAcgg TAACACTCTGAGGTCCCTTAGTATCGCTGACAAACGATTATCACCTAGCACAGACTTTGTcaacaacaaacaaattgtTAGAAGCTGCCACTTTGATACAAAT AATAACCTCTTAATAACAGCAGGTGAGTCAGGTTTAATCAGCGTATGGAGTGAAGAGCAATCACACGAACGTGACGTCACGCATGTGCACAAAAACGATAAGTTGCATGCACATAGACATAGACCATACTAG
- the LOC110994776 gene encoding WD repeat-containing protein 89 isoform X2 encodes MTDIIENLELDRDIIPSEEIEEQFSKKYHLLTETSVTLKTSYVDTLSVSRALKIGVSLQDNTLEVYELNSSSLQHVSRLQGHDKKITEVKFHPKQESLLFSTGLDGYIKLWDLRLKGECVQEFKDADSPIRPYECMDVSDKGNVFCTGSQLVKDESFIVFWDPRTSKPLGAYWESHTEDIIQVKFKPNTNTVLTSGATDGLINIFNLLEHDEDNALLYSLNVGNSVEKLTWLNDDQLGCVTQSDDLQIWNTATGDMIKEYSRDKVARSIKRSRDDDCYVVNMFPGPDNNNWLLAGSHGGNGNTLRSLSIADKRLSPSTDFVNNKQIVRSCHFDTNNNLLITAGESGLISVWSEEQSHERDVTHVHKNDKLHAHRHRPY; translated from the exons ATGACCGATATAATCGAAAATCTAGAACTTGATCGAGATATCATTCCTTCCGAAGAAATAGAGGAGCAGTTCAGCAAAAAATACCACTTACTCACAGAGACATCAGTAACACTTAAAACATCATATGTTGATACACTCAGTGTCAGTAG AGCATTAAAAATTGGAGTAAGTCTTCAAGATAACACATTAGAggtttatgaattaaatagttCATCATTACAACATGTAAGTCGTTTACAAGGCCATGACAAAAAAATCACTGAGGTTAAATTTCATCCAAAGCAAGAAAGTCTTTTATTTTCTACTGGTCTAGACGGTTACATTAAGTTATGGGATTTACGATTGAAAGGCGAATGTGTTCAGGAGTTTAAag ATGCTGACTCCCCAATCAGGCCCTATGAGTGTATGGATGTATCGGACAAAGGTAATGTGTTTTGTACAGGCAGTCAACTTGTAAAAGATGagtcttttattgttttttgggATCCTCGTACATCGAAGCCCTTAGGGGCTTACTGGGAAAGTCATACTGAAGACATCATTCAG GTGAAATTTAAACCAAATACTAACACAGTTTTGACATCTGGTGCTACTGATGGTCTTATCAACATATTTAACCTGTTGGAACATGACGAAGACAATGCTCTGTTATACTCACTGAATGTTGGCAACTCTGTGGAGAAACTTACTTGGCTCAATGACGACCAATTAGGCTGTGTTACACAGTCTGATGATCTACAAATATGGAATACAGCCACTGGTGATATGATCAAAGAATATAGTAGAGATAAAGTTGCTAGGAGTATTAAG aGGAGCAGAGATGATGATTGTTATGTGGTAAATATGTTCCCTGGTCCTGACAATAATAACTGGCTACTGGCTGGCTCTCATGGTGGAAAcgg TAACACTCTGAGGTCCCTTAGTATCGCTGACAAACGATTATCACCTAGCACAGACTTTGTcaacaacaaacaaattgtTAGAAGCTGCCACTTTGATACAAAT AATAACCTCTTAATAACAGCAGGTGAGTCAGGTTTAATCAGCGTATGGAGTGAAGAGCAATCACACGAACGTGACGTCACGCATGTGCACAAAAACGATAAGTTGCATGCACATAGACATAGACCATACTAG
- the LOC110994775 gene encoding cysteine and histidine-rich protein 1 homolog isoform X1 translates to MSEVPENSPLPTCSKVSLLSEKDEGPSPKRRKTAFDEDPSVKLEHRLGGILCCAVCLDLPPAAVYQCSNGHLMCAPCFTHLLADAQLRDESATCPNCRVEISKTSASRNLAVEKTVSELPSECKFCTRVFPRHALQHHEDKICEDSGNEYKFSQLSVEVASPAAVSGLVRIVVWVVGLLLASFRSRPLAATAHKRRRYRRMTGCLYERIGCGWRGPAHEASAHEAVCERPQRSAGDVLPLLEEREARAADHTRVYTQIFSLLSLEKITFNDLQLKPYRTEEFMHKLYYETLRFPSFGHQWVVKAFINNNQPHPTHTAHREITYQLILKSKPQCELSVQWVVARGPFGEARLAPRVSSHTFRGDDDPAPAPLPLADPEDTNRLLSNKAIHFRLLMFLTNK, encoded by the exons atgtctgaAGTACCTGAAAATAGCCCCTTACCTACTTGTAGTAAAGTTTCTCTTTTATCAGAAAAAGATGAGGGTCCTTCGCCTAAAAGGCGTAAGACTGCGTTTGACGAAGACCCGTCTGTTAAATTAGAACATAGATTGGGGGGTATACTGTGTTGCGCAGTTTGCTTGGACCTGCCTCCAGCCGCCGTATACCAG TGTAGCAATGGACACTTGATGTGTGCCCCATGTTTCACTCATCTACTGGCGGACGCGCAGCTTCGTGACGAGTCAGCTACCTGCCCGAATTGCCGTGTTGAGATCTCCAAAACCTCAGCCTCCAGAAACCTAGCAGTTGAAAAAACTGTCTCCGAACTGCCTTCTGAATGCAAATTTTGCACTCGTGTCTTCCCTAGGCATGCTTTGCAACATCATGAAGACAAGATTTGCGAAGATAG TGGTAACGAGTACAAGTTCTCTCAGTTATCTGTGGAAGTAGCGTCGCCCGCGGCTGTGAGTGGTTTGGTTCGCATCGTGGTGTGGGTAGTCGGCCTCCTACTGGCCTCCTTCAGGAGCCGACCGCTCGCGGCGACGGCACACAAGCGGCGTAGGTATCGCAG GATGACGGGGTGTCTCTACGAGCGCATCGGGTGCGGATGGCGCGGACCTGCGCACGAGGCCAGCGCACACGAGGCGGTCTGCGAGAGGCCGCAGCGATCGGCGGGAGATGTGCTGCCTTTGCTGGAGGAGCGCGAGGCGCGGGCCGCTGACCATACGCGCGTCTACACGCAGATATTTTCCCTCCTGTCCCTAGAGAAGATTACTTTTAACG ATTTGCAGCTGAAGCCGTACCGCACGGAAGAGTTCATGCATAAGCTGTACTACGAAACATTGCGATTCCCTTCATTCGGGCACCAATGGGTGGTGAAAGCTTTTATCAACAATAATCAGCCACACCCCACCCACACTGCGCATCGTGAGATAACATACCAG CTAATCCTAAAGAGCAAGCCGCAATGCGAGCTCTCAGTACAGTGGGTAGTAGCGAGGGGTCCCTTTGGCGAGGCGCGACTAGCCCCGCGGGTGTCGTCGCATACGTTCCGCGGCGACGACGATCCTGCGCCTGCGCCTTTGCCCCTCGCTGACCCTGAGGACACCAACCGGTTGCTCTCCAACAAGGCCATACATTTTAG acTTCTCATGTTTCTTACGAATAAGTAA
- the LOC110994775 gene encoding cysteine and histidine-rich protein 1 homolog isoform X2: MSEVPENSPLPTCSKVSLLSEKDEGPSPKRRKTAFDEDPSVKLEHRLGGILCCAVCLDLPPAAVYQCSNGHLMCAPCFTHLLADAQLRDESATCPNCRVEISKTSASRNLAVEKTVSELPSECKFCTRVFPRHALQHHEDKICEDRMTGCLYERIGCGWRGPAHEASAHEAVCERPQRSAGDVLPLLEEREARAADHTRVYTQIFSLLSLEKITFNDLQLKPYRTEEFMHKLYYETLRFPSFGHQWVVKAFINNNQPHPTHTAHREITYQLILKSKPQCELSVQWVVARGPFGEARLAPRVSSHTFRGDDDPAPAPLPLADPEDTNRLLSNKAIHFRLLMFLTNK; this comes from the exons atgtctgaAGTACCTGAAAATAGCCCCTTACCTACTTGTAGTAAAGTTTCTCTTTTATCAGAAAAAGATGAGGGTCCTTCGCCTAAAAGGCGTAAGACTGCGTTTGACGAAGACCCGTCTGTTAAATTAGAACATAGATTGGGGGGTATACTGTGTTGCGCAGTTTGCTTGGACCTGCCTCCAGCCGCCGTATACCAG TGTAGCAATGGACACTTGATGTGTGCCCCATGTTTCACTCATCTACTGGCGGACGCGCAGCTTCGTGACGAGTCAGCTACCTGCCCGAATTGCCGTGTTGAGATCTCCAAAACCTCAGCCTCCAGAAACCTAGCAGTTGAAAAAACTGTCTCCGAACTGCCTTCTGAATGCAAATTTTGCACTCGTGTCTTCCCTAGGCATGCTTTGCAACATCATGAAGACAAGATTTGCGAAGATAG GATGACGGGGTGTCTCTACGAGCGCATCGGGTGCGGATGGCGCGGACCTGCGCACGAGGCCAGCGCACACGAGGCGGTCTGCGAGAGGCCGCAGCGATCGGCGGGAGATGTGCTGCCTTTGCTGGAGGAGCGCGAGGCGCGGGCCGCTGACCATACGCGCGTCTACACGCAGATATTTTCCCTCCTGTCCCTAGAGAAGATTACTTTTAACG ATTTGCAGCTGAAGCCGTACCGCACGGAAGAGTTCATGCATAAGCTGTACTACGAAACATTGCGATTCCCTTCATTCGGGCACCAATGGGTGGTGAAAGCTTTTATCAACAATAATCAGCCACACCCCACCCACACTGCGCATCGTGAGATAACATACCAG CTAATCCTAAAGAGCAAGCCGCAATGCGAGCTCTCAGTACAGTGGGTAGTAGCGAGGGGTCCCTTTGGCGAGGCGCGACTAGCCCCGCGGGTGTCGTCGCATACGTTCCGCGGCGACGACGATCCTGCGCCTGCGCCTTTGCCCCTCGCTGACCCTGAGGACACCAACCGGTTGCTCTCCAACAAGGCCATACATTTTAG acTTCTCATGTTTCTTACGAATAAGTAA
- the LOC110994777 gene encoding SAP30-binding protein: MASQALASLTATYTDSEGEEDMEDGQQTPEKDAPKTTQSEPVSPKTIIDSKQSSSAPSSPKRRLVSYVDDTVVSDEEQMSPSAEGQDDMRRLSMETDTDDAVQRSDADDSQDGVIIPPEPPGKCPKELQDSIAKFYNRMLTEGYDMNKIIQDKKNFRNPSIYEKLIQFCDINELDTNYPPEIYDPLKWGKESYYDELARVQKIEMERREKEKKEKLSKIDFISGKKTDSDEEKKRKSKWDQAAPNVGSKPTIKQPGLLQQPLTTNVTGTKGTVISAFGSISKKPKI; encoded by the coding sequence AAGATATGGAAGATGGGCAACAAACTCCCGAAAAAGATGCACCCAAAACAACACAATCTGAACCTGTTAGCCCCAAAACCATCATTGATAGTAAACAAAGTTCGTCAGCACCATCCTCCCCAAAAAGAAGACTTGTCTCATATGTAGATGACACTGTGGTGTCAGATGAAGAACAAATGTCCCCTTCTGCTGAGGGACAGGATGACATGAGAAGGCTATCTATGGAAACAGATACAGACGATGCAGTTCAACGATCAGATGCTGATGACTCTCAAGATGGAGTAATAATACCCCCTGAGCCACCAGGTAAATGTCCAAAGGAATTACAGGATTCCATTGCTAAATTCTATAACCGAATGCTCACTGAAGGATATGATatgaacaaaataattcaagacaagaagaattttagaaatccaagtatttatgaaaaattgatCCAGTTTTGTGATATAAATGAATTAGATACTAATTATCCACCTGAAATATATGATCCTTTAAAATGGGGTAAGGAGTCTTATTATGATGAATTAGCCAGAGTTCAGAAAATAGAAATGGAAAGAAGAGAAAAGGAAAAGAAGgaaaaattgtcaaaaatagattttatatctGGTAAGAAGACTGACAGTGATgaagagaaaaaaagaaagtcaAAATGGGATCAAGCTGCACCAAATGTTGGCTCAAAGCCAACAATTAAGCAGCCAGGTCTTCTTCAACAACCTCTTACAACAAATGTTACAGGAACTAAGGGTACAGTAATATCAGCATTTGGTTCAATATCTAAAAAACCAAAGATCTGA